One part of the Rutidosis leptorrhynchoides isolate AG116_Rl617_1_P2 chromosome 1, CSIRO_AGI_Rlap_v1, whole genome shotgun sequence genome encodes these proteins:
- the LOC139900548 gene encoding uncharacterized protein yields the protein MRPYEMLYGRKCRTPSCWLEAGEKQFAGLEIVHQTAEKVAIAREKLKAARDREKMYADPRRRPMMFTVDELLDLPPELADIHDTFNICYIRKCKMDDESHILPLQDPKLDSSKKLVEELVRIVDRKVTKLRKKEILIVLVE from the exons ATGCGgccttatgaaatgttgtatggtagaaagtgtcgaACTCCATCGTGTTGGTTAGAGGCAGGTGAGAAACAGTTTGCGGGTCTAGAAATTGTGCATCAAACTGCAGAAAAAGTGGCTATCGCACGTGAAAAGCTGAAAGCTGCTAGAGATCGAGaaaagatgtatgcagatcctCGTCGACGACCAATGATGTTTACTGTGGATGAAT TGTTAGATCTCCCTCCAGAGTTAGCAGATATTCATGACACGTTTAACATCTGCTATATTcgtaagtgtaaaatggatgatgaAAGTCATATTCTTCCTCTACAAGATCCGAAACTAGATTCaagtaagaaattggtggaagaactAGTAAGGATCGTTGACAGAAAAGTGACTAAGTTGCGCAAGAAAGAGATTTTAATAGTGCTTGTGGAATGA